The nucleotide window AGGCCGTTCGTCCTTCGGGAACTCCTTCAGGCCACGAATCTCGCCGTCCCAGCTATGCGTGAGGATCAGGCTGGCCAAATGCGGCACTTCCACGGCATAGCGCGTGGTCTCGGCCTTCATGTCGGGCCAGCCGAAGAGGTTGAGCGGTGTGCCGCCGGTCTTGGTCTCCCACAGCCCTTCCATGGCCGCGAGCTTGGCCGGTTGATGCTCACGCGTGTTCAGACCGTGCAGGTCACCCACGAACGCTTGCAGCGGCGCGAAGATCAGCAGCAGCCACATCGCCATCGAGAACATCGTCTTCACCGCCGGGTCGCGACGCCCGCGCAGCAGATGCCATGCGCCGGTGCCCGCGACGACCAGCGCGGCCACCACGAACGCGGCAATGCTCATGTGCGCCAGACGATACGGAAACGACGGGTTGAAGATCACGTCCCACCACGACAGCACCACCACGCGCCCGTCGACGATTTCGTAACCCTGCGGGGTCTGCATCCAGCTATTCGACGCGAGAATCCAGAACGTGGAAATCAGCGTGCCGACGGCCACGCACAACGTCGCGCCGAAGTGCGCACGCGGGCTGACGCGGTTCCACCCGAAAAGCATGATGCCGAGGAAGCCGGCTTCGAGAAAGAAGGCGGTCATCACTTCATAAGTCAGCAGCGGCCCGGTCACGGCACCGGCAAAGCTTGAGAAGCCTGACCAGTTGGTGCCGAACTGATACGCCATCACCACACCGGAGACCACGCCCATGCCGAAACACACGGCGAAGGCCTTCGACCAGAACTTGCACAGGTCGAGATAGTGCTGCTGGCGTGTCTTGAGCCACATGCCTTCGAGCACGGCGATAAAGCTGGCCAGCCCGATGGAGACGGCGGGGAACACGATGTGAAACGAGACCGTGAACGCAAACTGAATGCGCGCGAGGTCGAGAGCTTCGGGAACGACTGTCATGATGCGCTCTATGTAAGTAGATGGCCCTGTCTTGTATGTATTTATTGATGGTATTTCACCATCTGTTTGCGTACATAGTAGGGCTTGCTGCATTGCAGCACGCGTGACAAGTCGTCGCATGTGGCGCAATGACGCGCCACAGCGATTCATCAAATAGCTAGCTATTTGTATGTTTTATAAGGAATTTATGTCGGCACCCCGTGCGACGTCATGTCACACGGGGCAGGGCTCAACTGAGCAAGCTGGCCCCGATATTGATCGACAGGCCCAGGACGGCAAGATTGAAGAAGAACGAGAGGATGGCCTGCGCGAGCGTGGCGCGACGCATGCGGCGCGAGGAGAGACCGATGTCGGCGGTTTGCGAGGCGACGGCAATGGTGAACGAGAAATACAGGAAGTCCCAGTAGTCCGGGTCGCAGTCGCGATCGGGCCAGACCAAGGCGTAAGGCGATTCGGTATCGGTGAAGTACAGGCGGGCGTAATGCAGCGTGTAGATCGTCGGCACGAGAAACCAGCCGGCGATGAGTGTCGCGGCGGCAAACAGCACGTGTTCCGACGCCTGATGCGGCACGCCACTCTTGGCGTTCGCCAGTTCATGCACGATCGCCACCACACTTGCCAGCGCCGACAGGCAGACCACCGTGAGCACGATCACCGCGCTCTGATCTTCTTGTTCGGCAAAGCGCTCGATGCTGCGCTTGGGCGCGGTGACCATCATGAACCAGATCATCGCCAGATACGACCACGCGCCCGCGTTCCAGCCAATCAACGTGCGCGTGACCGGGCTGAAATGCCCCTGCACGAAGATGCCGACCAGCACGCCGATAGCAATAGCGATGAGCAGCCGGGGGTGGAAGCGAACCAGATGCGGAAAGAGCTTGGCGTTCATTGGCAAAGTCCGGACGGCGGCCGGGGAGGGCCGCCAGTGCACAGATTATCGCCCACGCACCCTCTCGAATGCACTCGCCATTCACTCGCCACCGTCACCCAATATTTCCGGTGCCTTCGCTATCCCCGGGCGAGCACCATCAAAACGAAAATCGTGTTGTTGATGGCGTGCATCGTAATGGACGCGCTCAGGCCGTGGGTCTTCTTCGCGAGCCATCCGGTCGTGAGGCCGAACACAAAGAAGAACAGGAAATGCTTCGCATCAACGTGAACGGACGCGAAGATGAGTGCCTGCCAGACGTTGGCTGCAACGAAGCTCATATGGCGGGTCAGGCCGCCGAGCAGGCATCCGCGGAAGACGAACTCTTCGACGAAGGGCACCACCACCGCGATCAGCAGCAACGCCAGCCCGGGGCCGCCCAACTGCGTTGCACTGCGCACGATGAAATCGTTCACGGTTTGGGGGGCTGTGGGGAACGCGTGGCGTGCGAACACCCATGCGCTGAGCGCGGCGAAGACAAGCAGCACGGCTGGCCAGATGAACCAACGCGCTTTCCATGGACCTGAGCCGAGCCACTGACGCCAGCCGAAGCGCCAGACCATACGCGCCAGTGCCAGCGCGATGACGCCGAGCGTGATGAAGTGAGCGATGGCCAGCGTCGGTTGCGGGGGCGGCACGCCGGTGCCCGTGCCCAAAACGGCGGGCGGTGGCGCGATCTGTCCGATGACGAGGGCGGGAACCACCCACGAGGCGAAGCAGAACACGGCCAGTGCATACCACGCGTGGCGCAAGCCGATGCGCTCGAAGATCGCCGCGGGCGGACGGCCCTTGCGCGCCCTTACCGTGCCGACGTAGTGGGCCGGGAACATCAGAAGGCCCGGCGCCAACACGATGCAAACACCGGTGGCCAACAGCGTCAACAGCAGCGTCGCGAAGACCGGACGCATGGCGGCGCCCGGATCGATCATCAGCAGGACGGCATACGAGCGTGCGAGTTGCCAGCGGTTGCCGGTGTCGTGTTCGAGCGAGGACTGAATCGCCGCCGCTGCCGCACGGCCGTCACGGGCGGCGAGGCCGACCGAGAGGCGCAGCGCACGGAGTTGCGTTGTCTCGGGGCCGCCGGGTTTGGATTCGGACAGCGCACGTTGGGCGCTGGCGACGTCACCCGCCTGAAGGTAGGCACGCGCGCTCGTATAAGGATCGATTTTGAGGCCGGCTTCCTGCATGCGAACCAGCAGATCGCGGGCGGTCGTGCCCGGCAGCACATCGTGGGCCGTGTTGATGCGCCCGCTGGCCATCCAAGGCACCTTCGGCGCCGGGGCGTCCATCAACAAACGCTTCGCCTGTCGCTTGTCGCCGGTCATGGCGAGGTGGCGCACGGCGATCAACAGCACGGGCGTTTCCGGTGATAACTCGGCGGCGTCGACGGCCTGTATACCCGCGTTGCGCTTGTCCTGAACGGCTTCGTAGGCGTTGGCGAGCGCGGCGTGCAGGCGGGCGCGATCCTGCGGCGGCCATTGTCTGGCGTTGGGCAGAAGCGCCATGCCTTGCTCGACGGCCTCTTTGCCGTAGACACCTTGCAGCAGATACAGCGCCACTTCCGGCGCGTTGCTGAATTTGTCTTTCAGCGTTTGCCGGCAGGACTTGAGGTCCGCCTGCGCCTGCTCGGTCCAGTGCGAGTCCTCGGACCACGCGTAGTTCTGGATGAACTGACAGCGCGCCAACGCGAGCGCCGAGTCTGCGGGGCGGGCGCGAGCCGAGGCATCGAGCGTGGCGACGATCTCGCGATACTTGGCGAGCGAAGCGGCGTCGACCTGCCGGGTCATGGCGTCCTGATCCGGCAGCGCATTGCCCGAGGCTGGCGCAGCAAACAAAGGGGTGAACGAGGGAAAGCCGAGGGTGGCCAATGCCACGCAAAGAAGAAAGCGAGACAAGCGATGCACGCGTGATTTCCCCAGAATGTTGTTGTCGCCAACCGCCGCATTGGCGAACCGTCAGCCTGATTGGCTTAACGACCGATGGGGCGCGAACTGTAATGCGCCCGCCCGGGTTCGCGATTCACTGCTTGGAGGAAGTCCTCGGGAATCGCCGCCGGGCGTCGCTTGTCGCCGAGTACGGCGCGGCGCATGATAAGCAGCGCCTGAATGCCGATGTCAGGTGCACAAGAGGGACCGACAAGATCGTTGAGACAAGCGAGGTCGATCACGATGAACGCAAAATGGGAAGCCCTGCTGATCTGGTGGCAGCGGCGGCGCGAGAACGGGGCGTCGGACGGTGTGTACTACAGCACGATCATGTTGATCGCGCTTGGGCTTGCGGTTCTTGTGATCTCGACGCGGGAGATGTCTGTCGTCCCAGCTATGCTCGTGATCGCCAAGTTCGCCCTGATCGGGTCAATACTGGCCCGGATGTTTCGAGAAAATCTGCTCGCCACTCTGGTGATGTGTGTGGTGACGGTGGCGATCGTCTCCGTGCTTTTCGTGCTGCTCGTTGTCTATTTGAGCTCGCGGGACCATGACCGTGTCAGCACCTTGCCCCCCGCGTTGTCGCTGCTGCACCCGAATGCCGATGGTGCAGAACTAGTCGACTACCGGTTGGGTGAACGTCTCGATGTGCCCGAATGCCCGAGCGCAGCAGGGAGTCTCCAGCGCAGCTATCAGGGGCCGGACGGCAGGGCATGCTTTCGTCATCTGACCAGTGAACGCATCGGCAGCCCGTTGGGCACCGACGAGAATATCGTCGTGGACCGGCTCGATCTGGCGCGATTCGAAGTTTTCAGCGTGGTTCAGCCGGTTTGCGTTGCGCTACGCGATGGGCGCATCGTCGGCGTCGCCGTGCATGTCGCCAAGCACCGACGCTACGACGTACTGCGCTCGATGCAGGACACTTTCCTGCAGCCGGCGGCGCACGTGCGGTGGCAGGCCGTTGCCCGGAGCGACAGCTATTACGACCGGGATCTCTGGACATCGGCACACGTCAGAAGTGCGATGTACACGCTGACGGTGCCGCCCGTTGGCCGTTCGGTGGGCTCTGTCGATTCGATGCTCGTGATGGAGTTGCCGGACGGGCCGCGCCCATTCGCGGCCACCCGCATGTCGCTGGGCGATTGCCCCGCCATTGCCCTCGACTATCAGCCCGACGCAAGTTAAGCCACGTCAAGCCACGGTTTGCACGGAAATGCACGTCAATGGTGCGCCGCCGCATCGCGATGCGGCATTGTGCCCGTTGTGATGTCATGCCCGGCGCAGTGTTTCGCTGCTGAAAACAGCAGCCGCATGTGTTCCTTCATCTCAGGCAATGCCTCGAAAGCCATGATGCACGGCCTTCACGGCGAATTCTTCGCATCGCCGGCCTCCCCATGGCACGCCAATTGCTAATCCTTGCATAAGGCCAATGGCGGCTGAGTGAAGACAAGCGAATTTTCTGCACCGCATGAACGGCCTCGCGAGAGCGGGGCATTCGGGGCAACGGCGTCCCGAGGCAATAGGCCTGCTCACAGGCATATCGCTTCGGGACGCCTTTTTTTTGGCATACGAACACGAGGGTTCCCATGAGCACGCTCACGCAATCGTTGAAAAGTGGCAACTGGCGCGCGCTGGTTGCGTGTTTTCTTTACTTCGACACGGGCTTTACCGTCTGGGTGATGCTCGGCCCGCTGGCCCCGTTCATCGGCAAAGACATCGCGATGACACCGGCGCAGACCGGCTTTCTCGTGGCCGTGCCGGTGCTTGGCGCGGCGATTCTGCGCGTGACACTGGGCAATCTCTATCAGGCCTTCGACGGCCGCAAGATCGCGTTGATGGGGCTCACGCTGTCGGCAATTCCGTCGGTGGTGCTGTTGCTCATGCCGGGTACGCCGTCGTACACGTTGCTGCTCGTGTTGGGCGTGTTCCTCGGTATCGGCGGCGCGAGCTTCGCGGTGGCCTTGCCGATGGCGGGCAGCAACTATCCGCCGAAGGTGCAGGGCCTCGTGCTCGGGCTGGCGGCGGCCGGCAATATCGGCGCGGTGCTCGACGGCTTCATGTTCCCGGGGCTTGCCGAACAGTTCGGCTGGGCTCGTGCCGCAGGCGCTGCACTGCCGCTGCTGGCGCTTGCCGCGCTCGCGCTCGTGTTCTGGGCCAAGGATCAGGGCGTGAAGTCGGGCAGTGCGCCGCGCGCGTTCACGAGCTTCTTCATTACGGTGTTCGGTCTCGTGGCACTGGTGTTGTGCGTGCATGCCGGTGCGTTTGGCGAAGGCAAGGCGGGCGTGCTGCTGCTGCCGGTGCTCGGTGCGTTGCTCGCCATCGCCGTGTTGCCGCGCCACTATCGTGGCGTGCTGGGTGAGCGCGATACGTGGGTCATCATGCTGGTCTACAGCATCACGTTCGGCGGCTTCGTCGGTATGTCGTCGTACGTGAGCACGCTGCTCATCGCGCTGTACGGCATGCAACGCATCGAGGCCGGCTTGTTCATGGCGTTGCTCGCGTTCCTCGGCGCGTTGGTGCGCCCGATCGGCGGGCTGGTCGCCGACAAGATTTCGGGCGTGCGTGCGCTGGTGCTGCTGCTTGCCGCGATTTCGATCTGCGACTTCGTGTTTGCCGCGTGGATGCCGCCGCAAGGCGCCGGTATTGCACTGCTGGTGGTGATGTACCTGTGCTTCGGGCTGGGCAACGGTGCGACGTTCCAGTTGGTGCCGCAGCGCTGGCAAGGCAAGACCGGCCTGATGTCGGGCATCATCGGCGCGGCCGGTGGTATCGGCGGCTTTTATCTGCCGGTGATCATGGGCATGGCGAAGGAGTCGACGGGCAGCTATCAGATGGGTTTTGCCACGTTCGGTGCACTGGCGGGCGTGGCGTTCGTGCTGGTGGTCGTCTTGCGCACGCACTGGATGTCGTGGGCGTTGCCCAAGGAAGTGCCGGGCGGGGCGGTGTTGGCGGGCGGTGTCGCGCACGTCGAATAAGGTTTCCGCAAACGCTGGGACGGCCCGTCAGTGCCATCGCGCGACGGGCCGAGTTGTTTTGCAGCACTGAGTAAGTGGCGGATCAAGCGACGCATCAAGCGACGCATCGAATAGACTGTCGGGCACGAATGGAATCCCGCAGGAGACATCATGCGTCTGGGTGTGCCCAGCCTCTCGGCGTTGCAGGCTTTCGAGGCCAGTGCCCGACATCAGAATTTTGCGCAGGCCGCGCAGGAACTCGCCCTCACGCACGGGGCGGTTTGCAAGCGTGTGAACGAGCTGGAAGGACACTTGGGCGTGGCGCTGTTCGAGCGCGTGAAGCAGCGTTTGGTGCTCACACCAGCCGGGGCCGAGTACGCGAAACGCATCCGCGTGCATCTTGACCAGATTCGCCGCGATACGCTCGACGTGGTGCAACAGGGCCGCGAAACCGAACTGGAAATTGCGGTTGGTGTGACGTTCGCTGCGCAGTGGCTGATTCCCCGGCTGGACGACTTTTACGCGAGCACGCGCGACGTGCGGCTGCATATCATCGGGCGCGACCAGCCGGTGTTCTTCGACGACTCCGCCTTCGACGCCACGATCTACTTCAGCACGCGTTTATGGCCGGGCATGCCCGGCACGGCACTCATTACCGACGACACACTGATGCTGGTCGCCGCGCCTCGATTACTGGCAGGGCGATCGTTGCTATCGAACGACGAAATTGCGGCGCTGTCGTGGATTTGTGTGCGTGATCTGCCGCGCGCGTGGGACGACTGGCTGGCCACGCAAGACGCCGCGCAGTTGAAGCCCCAGCGCAGTGCGCAGCGCTACGACATGTTCATCATGGCGATCAACGCTGCCGTGGCGGGTCTGGGTGTGGCGCTGTTGCCGCGCGTGCTGATCGAGCGCGAACTGGCGAGCGGCACGCTGGTGCAGGCGCATGCGCACACACTCGCCAACCCGCAGACCATCTATTTCTCGTATCCCGCGCAACGGCGCGACTGGGCGCCGTTGCAGCAGTTCGACGCATGGCTGCGCCGTGCGGTTGACGACTATCGCGCGGCCAGATCGGGGCTTTCGCGCAGCACCTGCTCGTAGAGCCCCTGAAAGCCGAGCCACGCGACGTAATCCGAACCGAGCAGGCGATGCACTTCGCGCGCCTCGGTCTCGGTCAACACTTCCAGCGGCCCGGCGGCTTCCGCCAGCAACTGCACCTGCGCACAGCGCTCCATGGCGAGAAAGCGATACGCGGCCGCATCGACCGACGAGCCGACCGTGAGCAGCCCGTGGTTGAGCAGCACCGCCGCACGTTTGTGTCCCATGGTCTCGGCGATGCGGCGGCCCTCGTCGGCCCCCAGCACGAGCACGTCGCCGCGAAAGAGCACGTGGTCGTCGTAGAACAGGCAGGCTTCCTGATTGATCGGGGCGAGCGGGCGCGTGCGCGCGGAAAACGCGCGTCCGTGCGTGGTGTGCGTGTGCGCCGCGGCTTCGACGTGGGGCAGGGTGGCGTGGATGCCGGCGTGAATCGCCATCGCCGCGGCATTCACGGGACCATCGCCTTCGTGAAGGCGGCCCGCTTCGTCCACAAGAATCAGATCGTCGGGATGAATCGATGAAAAGTGCTGCGCGTAGCGATTGACCCAGAACCGGTCGTGAAACTCGGGATCGCGCACGGTGATGTGCCCGGCAATGCCTTCCGCGAGCCCGAAGCGCGCGAAGATCCGGAACGCCACCGCCAGTCGCAACTTGCGATCGGCGCGTGCGTCGGCAACGTTATCGAAGACGCGCGGTTTGGGTAGCGGTGCGCCGAGTGGCGTGGGGATGGCGAAGGCGTCAGAGGCATCGGGCGTCGCGCGAGCGGCTGACGTCTCGTGCGGCAAAGGCGGCAAAGGCGGCAAAGGCGGCAAAGGCGGCAAGGGGGGCGGCAAAGGCATACGGCACTCCGTGGGGTAGGGATGCCGGTCGCACCGTGCCAGATGGCTGACGGTACGCCGGCTTGCCGCCCATTGTCCGAAGGGGACCGCGCTGCGTCTATCGACGAAAAGTCATGGGGTATGTCCGACGTCAGGGGCAGCGTTACTTGCCGAACAGCCCGTTGAGCGTGGCCCCGCTCGCTGCGCCGTTGAAGCCGTCGAAACGGCCTTCGGCGAGCGCCGTCGCGGCACTCATGAAACTGCCCCATGCCGTGCGAGCCAGTGCGCCGCCCACGCTCACCCGTCGTACACCGAGGCTGCGCATGTCTTCCAGCGTCAGCGGCGAGTTGGCGCCGATCAGCACGTTGACCGGCTTCGGTGCGACCGCGGCCACCACCGCGCGGATCTGTTCCGGTGTCTGGATGCCCGGTGCGTAGAGGCAGTCGGCCCCGGCTTCGGCGTAAGCCTTGAGACGGGCAATGGCATCGTCGAGATCGGGCACCCCGGCGAAGAAGTTCTCCGCGCGGCCCACGAGCAGCGTGTCGCCACCGGTCTCGTCAATGGCACGGCGCGCCGCCTTGATACGCTTGACTGCCTCGTCGATCGGGAACAGCGGCGCGTTGGCGTCGCCCGTCGAGTCTTCGATGGACAGGCCGGCGACGCCGGTCGCCACCGCGAGCTTCACGCTTTCGGCGACCTCTTCAGGTGTGCTGCCGAAGCCGCTTTCGAAGTCGGCATTGACCGGCAGGTCGGTGGCCGCCACGAGCGACTTCAGATGGGCGAGGACGGTGTCGCGCGTCACGGCATTGTCGGGATGGCCGGTCGACCATGCGAAGCCCGAGCTGGTCGACGCGATGGCCTGAAAACCGGCATGTTCGAGATAGCGGGCGCTGCCGGCATCCCACGGGTTGGGGATCACAAAACAACCGGCAATATGCAGTTCACGGAAAGCGGCGCGTTTTTCGGCGGTGCTGCGTGGCATGGCAGTCTCCTCTGGCGGATGGCGGCGGCATCCGAGGCCTCGCGCCGGTGGCCGGTGCCGAGTCTGATGCGCACGTCTGAAGGCACGATCATCGCGGTTTTGCCGCAGGCTCGCAAGCACCGGGCAACCCGGCTTTCCTTTGTCTGCCTTTGCGTTTCTTGCGCAATGGCTTCGCATGACTTGATCGCCCGGATAATCTTCGCCGAGCGGGTGTTTCGGTGTGCTGGTTTTAGCTGCCGATGTTGATGCGCGACTCATAGCCGGTTTTGAACGCTTTAACCGGTTTCGAAACGGTTTTGTGGGCGTGCCAAGCGCGATATTTGTGTTCAGGCGAAACTTCGGCAGACACGCCGAATCAATCTCGGTAATTCGCGGTAACAAGCTTTTTTGCGGCAATGCGGGAATAAGCGCGCTTCAACGGGCGTTATGCAATCATCTTCCCCAGTTTTTCAGGATGCCCGTCGTGAATCCACTACCCCCATCGCCCGCTTCCTCCGCTTCGTCTTCTTCGTCCTCGCGGCGTCATGCCAGCGGTGTTGCGCTGTATGAAGACGCGAAATACACGCGCGTCGCCATGTTGCTGCACTGGGCGGTGGCGTTGCTGATGCTCGGTAACGTCGCTATCGGCCAGACCATCGCGTTGCTCTCCGATGCCACGCTCGAAAAGATCGACGTGCGCTTCTGGATCGATCTGCACAAGTCCATCGGCATCACCGTATTGGGTCTGGCCATTCTGCGCATTCTGTGGCGTGTGACGCACCGGCCGCCTGCGCTCTCGCACGTCTTCGCGTCGTGGGAGCGTGCGAGCGCCCATCTGGTGCACTGGCTGCTCTACGTGCTGATCTTCGCGTTGCCGCTCTCAGGCTGGGCGCACGATTCGGCTTGGGTGGCTGCGTCGACACACCCGCTGGTGCTCTTCGGCACGTTCCCGTTCCCGCGCATGGGCTTTCTGATGGCGATGAGCGACGCTAGCAAGGATTACTGGCATGGCGTGCTTGGCAATGTGCACACGTACTGCGCCTATTCGTTGTATGTCTTGCTCGCGCTGCACGTCGGCGGTGCGCTCAAGCACCAATGGATCGACCGACACTCGGTCCTGAACCGGATGCTGCCATGAGCGTGACGACGACCCGGCTCGATGCCGCGCGCGAGCTGCACTCGCCGCGTTTCACATTGCCCGCGACGCCGTTGGCGAGTTGGCTGGTCCATGGCACGGTCGCTGTGCTCTGGTGTTTGCTGTTCGCGCAGGCGTTCGTGCTGAAAGGCGTGTTTGCTTGGGGCACGGGCGTGGCCTATGTGGCCTATGACACCGTGCTGCTGGCGTTCGTGTTCTGGAAAGCATGGCGATTGATGCGGCCGGATCCCGAAGGCACCTCGACTTCGCTGGCGCGTACTGATGGTCAATCCGCCAGCGCGAAAACCACGGCGCTCACGATGGGTGTGGTGGTTGCCGCGCACAACGAAGCCGCGGCACTGCCGGTCACGTTGCAAGCGCTCATGTCGCAGCAACGCGTGCCTGATCTGATCGTCATTGCCGACGATGGCTCGCGAGACGGTACGGCGGCGCTGCTGGTCGAACACTACGGGTTGTCGGATCCGGGCGAAGGGGCGTTGAGCCCACCGAGTCTGACGTATCCGAACCTGCGCTGGCTGCGCGTGCCGCATGGCGGCAAGGCGCGCGCACTCAATGCGGCGTTGGTCGGTGTGGACACCGATATCGTGATGACCGTCGATGCGGACACGCTGCTCGATGCCGGGGCGTGCGCCGCCATGCACGACGCGTTTGTCCGTCGTTCGAACCTTGTTGCGGCGACCGGCGTGTTGACGCCCGTGTGCGGCCATACGGTCGGCGCGCGCGTGTTGCAGTTCTTCCAGACGTACGAATACATCCGCAATTTCATTTCGCGCTTTGCGTGGATGCGCGCCGATGGTCTGTTGCTGATCTCGGGGGCGTTTGCGTGCTTCCGCCGCGAGGCCGTGCTTGCTGTGGGCGGCTTCGATCCGGCGTGTCTGGTCGAAGACTATGAGCTGATTCACCGCCTGCGCCGCTATTCGGTCACGCATGGACTGGGTTGGGACGTTCGCGTGATTGGCGGTGCACAGGCGCTGACCGATGCACCCGGCACGCTCACGAGCTTTCTGCGTCAGCGGCGCCGCTGGTTTGCCGGTTTCCTGCAAACGCAGTACTGGTATCGCGACATGGTGGGCAATGGGCGCTACGGCAATCTTGGGCGGTTGATGTTGCCGGTGAAGGCGTTCGATACCCTGCAACCGATCTATGGCCTCACCGCGTTCGCGTTGCTCGTCACGTTCGTCTGCGAGGGACATTACGGCGTGGTGCTACCGGTGTCGGGCATCATTCTGGGCAAGATCGTTCTCGATCTGGGCTTCCATCTGTGGTCGGTGCATGCGTACCGTCGATGGACGGGGCACCGCACCGGCACGAGCCTCGGTCTGGCGTTCGTCGCCGCGGTCCTTGAGCCGTTCTCGTTCCAGTTGATGCGCCATGCGGGCGCGGCGCTGGGCTGGGGGCACTTCCTCACCGGGCGGCAACATTGGGGGGTACAGGTGCGACGCGGTATTCTCTCGGGTGAGCGCGGGGCATCAGTCCCTCGCGACAGTTGATTCCTCAACTCCCCTGAGCGTCGCCAACCGCGACCTGACCCGAGATGACGCGAACGCAGACGTGGCTGGCGATGGTAGGTGCTTTGGGCGGCGTGCTGATGGTTGCCGGGTGCAGTGCGCCGGTGGTCAAACCCGCCGGACCGGACTATGCGGCGTTGGGCGGGGCGGCCGAAGTGCGTGGCGATTGGGACGCCGCGCGGCGCAACTTCGGTCAAGCCGTGCTAGTCGCGGATCAGACCGGATGGCCGGCGGCACAGCGTGCGGCGATGCATTACGACTACGGCCGCGCGTTGGGCGTGACTTGCTACTACACCGAAGCCGAGCGCGAACTGAGTCTGGCCTACGATCTCGATATTTTGACGGGGCAATACCGCTATCCGGCACTCGTCGAGTTGGGGCGGCTGGCGCTGGTGCAGCGTCAGTTTGCGCAGTCGGCCAACGACTTCTCGCGCGCACTTGGCTCACTTGACCGGACGCAGGCGGTGCGCCACGCACCGTTTGCCTATGCCGAATTGCTGGACGACTACGCGCTGGCGTTGGGCGGGATGGGCGAAGCCGAAGCGGCGACGCGCATCATCGACCGGGCGGCCAAGGTGCGCGCCGAATTGACCACGCAGTACCTGCAAGCGACATCGCGAACGCCTTATGGCACGCAATGCGGCAAGTTTGCGGCGGAGTCTGTCGAGCCCCGCCGGGCGCAATAACACCGGGGTCGAATCGGCTCGGGCAGGCAGCGTAAGGTGGCGAGCGTGCCATAATTCGTCCAATCCCTTGACCTTCACGTGTTGCGATGTTGTTCGCAATACGGTCCCGCCCCCTTGAACAATCTCCTCGTTCCTCTTGAAAAAACCGGTGATTTCGACGAAATCATCGACGTGCGCTCGCCGTTGGAGTTCGCGGAAGACCATATGCCCGGCGCGATCAACGCCCCGGTGCTGAGCAACGAGGAGCGCGCGATCGTCGGCACGATGTACCGGCAAGTCTCGCCGTTCGAAGCCACCCGGGTGGGCGCGGCCATGGTCGCGCGCAATATCGCGGCGCATCTCGAGACAACCTTCGCCGACCGGCCGCGCAACTGGCGCCCGCTGGTGTACTGCTGGCGAGGCGGCAAGCGCTCGGGGTCGATGACGGTCTGGATGAATCTGATCGGCTGGCGCGCCCGGCAACTCGATGGCGGGTACAAGACCTACCGGCGCGAAGTCGTGGCGTCATTGGAAACGTTGCCGCCCTCGCTGAAGTACGTGGTGCTGGCGGGGCACACGGGCACCGGCAAGACACGGCTGCTACATGCGTTGGCTGACGCCGGTGCGCAGACGTTGGATCTGGAAGCGCTGGCGATGCACCGCGGCTCGTTATTGGGGGCAATGCCCGACGCGCCGCAGCCGTCGCAAAAATCGTTCGATACGGCGCTGGTCGGCACCTTGCGAGCGTTTGATCCGCAACGGCCGGTGTTTGTGGAAGCGGAGAGCCGTCGCATCGGGCTGATTTCGCTGCCCGAATCGTTGATGACGTCGCTACGCGGCACGACGTGTGT belongs to Pandoraea norimbergensis and includes:
- a CDS encoding cytochrome ubiquinol oxidase subunit I, encoding MTVVPEALDLARIQFAFTVSFHIVFPAVSIGLASFIAVLEGMWLKTRQQHYLDLCKFWSKAFAVCFGMGVVSGVVMAYQFGTNWSGFSSFAGAVTGPLLTYEVMTAFFLEAGFLGIMLFGWNRVSPRAHFGATLCVAVGTLISTFWILASNSWMQTPQGYEIVDGRVVVLSWWDVIFNPSFPYRLAHMSIAAFVVAALVVAGTGAWHLLRGRRDPAVKTMFSMAMWLLLIFAPLQAFVGDLHGLNTREHQPAKLAAMEGLWETKTGGTPLNLFGWPDMKAETTRYAVEVPHLASLILTHSWDGEIRGLKEFPKDERPNVPLVFWSFRVMVGLGLAMIAVAIAAVWLRRRGKLFTSRGFARAVLWLSPTGFIALLAGWVTTEAGRQPWVVYGVMRTANALSPVSAQQVQVSLLVLVIAYFLVFGTGIYYLLKILRGGPDSADTPDPQRKPPDAPLAIAY
- a CDS encoding DUF1345 domain-containing protein, which translates into the protein MNAKLFPHLVRFHPRLLIAIAIGVLVGIFVQGHFSPVTRTLIGWNAGAWSYLAMIWFMMVTAPKRSIERFAEQEDQSAVIVLTVVCLSALASVVAIVHELANAKSGVPHQASEHVLFAAATLIAGWFLVPTIYTLHYARLYFTDTESPYALVWPDRDCDPDYWDFLYFSFTIAVASQTADIGLSSRRMRRATLAQAILSFFFNLAVLGLSINIGASLLS
- a CDS encoding CPBP family intramembrane glutamic endopeptidase, which translates into the protein MHRLSRFLLCVALATLGFPSFTPLFAAPASGNALPDQDAMTRQVDAASLAKYREIVATLDASARARPADSALALARCQFIQNYAWSEDSHWTEQAQADLKSCRQTLKDKFSNAPEVALYLLQGVYGKEAVEQGMALLPNARQWPPQDRARLHAALANAYEAVQDKRNAGIQAVDAAELSPETPVLLIAVRHLAMTGDKRQAKRLLMDAPAPKVPWMASGRINTAHDVLPGTTARDLLVRMQEAGLKIDPYTSARAYLQAGDVASAQRALSESKPGGPETTQLRALRLSVGLAARDGRAAAAAIQSSLEHDTGNRWQLARSYAVLLMIDPGAAMRPVFATLLLTLLATGVCIVLAPGLLMFPAHYVGTVRARKGRPPAAIFERIGLRHAWYALAVFCFASWVVPALVIGQIAPPPAVLGTGTGVPPPQPTLAIAHFITLGVIALALARMVWRFGWRQWLGSGPWKARWFIWPAVLLVFAALSAWVFARHAFPTAPQTVNDFIVRSATQLGGPGLALLLIAVVVPFVEEFVFRGCLLGGLTRHMSFVAANVWQALIFASVHVDAKHFLFFFVFGLTTGWLAKKTHGLSASITMHAINNTIFVLMVLARG
- a CDS encoding MFS transporter, with amino-acid sequence MSTLTQSLKSGNWRALVACFLYFDTGFTVWVMLGPLAPFIGKDIAMTPAQTGFLVAVPVLGAAILRVTLGNLYQAFDGRKIALMGLTLSAIPSVVLLLMPGTPSYTLLLVLGVFLGIGGASFAVALPMAGSNYPPKVQGLVLGLAAAGNIGAVLDGFMFPGLAEQFGWARAAGAALPLLALAALALVFWAKDQGVKSGSAPRAFTSFFITVFGLVALVLCVHAGAFGEGKAGVLLLPVLGALLAIAVLPRHYRGVLGERDTWVIMLVYSITFGGFVGMSSYVSTLLIALYGMQRIEAGLFMALLAFLGALVRPIGGLVADKISGVRALVLLLAAISICDFVFAAWMPPQGAGIALLVVMYLCFGLGNGATFQLVPQRWQGKTGLMSGIIGAAGGIGGFYLPVIMGMAKESTGSYQMGFATFGALAGVAFVLVVVLRTHWMSWALPKEVPGGAVLAGGVAHVE